A part of bacterium genomic DNA contains:
- the crcB gene encoding fluoride efflux transporter CrcB, whose product MPNWLWVALGGAAGSALRYGVANTVQRWSGGAWPLGTLSVNVIGSFVMGLIAALVLTRGFAPDPTRHLVIVGVLGGFTTFSAFSLETFQLFQNGHWGSAAANIAISVAGCVLATWAGFSITGRA is encoded by the coding sequence TTGCCGAACTGGCTCTGGGTGGCGCTCGGAGGCGCCGCAGGAAGCGCCCTGCGCTACGGCGTGGCCAACACCGTTCAACGATGGAGCGGCGGGGCATGGCCGCTCGGAACGCTATCGGTCAACGTCATCGGCTCGTTCGTGATGGGACTCATCGCCGCCCTGGTCCTCACGAGAGGCTTTGCGCCTGATCCCACGCGCCACCTTGTGATCGTCGGCGTTCTCGGCGGCTTCACCACCTTTTCCGCATTCAGTCTGGAAACCTTCCAGCTGTTTCAAAACGGCCACTGGGGCTCCGCGGCCGCCAACATCGCTATCTCGGTGGCCGGGTGCGTCCTCGCCACCTGGGCGGGATTTTCCATCACCGGCCGGGCCTGA